The nucleotide window AATCATCACGTCTCGTTCAATAGGACTGAATCTTATATCCTTTACCACTACCCttcaactaaatggtttctttCCTGTATGACCCATCATATGTCTATTTAGACTTCCCCTACAGCGAAATCtgttaccacactcagagcaactaaattgtttctctgctgtatgactcctcatatgtttGTTTAGATAACCcctttggttaaatcttttaccacactcagagcaactaaatggtttctctcctgtttgtCCCCTCATATGTACATTTAGACTGCTCCTATGGCTACATCCTTTACCACACTCAGGGCAACTAAATTggttctctcctgtatgactcctcatatgtacATTTAGATTGCCCCTTTGggtaaatcttttaccacagtTAGGGCAACTAAAttatttctctcctgtatgatgCCAGATGTGTGCATTTAGATGTTCCCTTcggttaaatcttttaccacactcagagcaacggAACGGTTTCCCTCCTGCATGACGCCTCATATGTCTATCTAGACTGCATTTTTGGTtgaatcttttaccacactcagagcaacttaGAGGCTGtctgttatttcttttatttaaaccagtctgaggttccctggtctccatccaatcatcctaACTGTCTTCAGTCTCAGAAAAATCTTCATTCTTGTCCTCAGTACCTTTATGTAaacgtccatcaggacctgagttcctggctggttctggtcctccacagtGCGCTCTGTTCTTCTTCGTCTCACTCGGATGAAGCTTTGACAATTTAAGTTTcacttcatcttcttcactgttcacagcgacaggagtcaatgttaacttgatatcagcctcctccagtccttgaagctgctgtccgtcctgattggtccacggttcctcctgttcctctttaatgtgtgggggctctgggtcctcctggtccacaagggggctccactgctgctgctcagggggaacctcttctttaaTCACCATCAGTTGCTTAACGTCTGCaagacacactgaaacacaaatacacactgttATTTGATTGTGGTCTATTCGGTCAAGATTAAATTAAGCCAAGAAACAGCTTATTAGGTTAGAAATACAGTTTGAGGGTTTATATCAGATACCAGCTATATCACTTACCCCTCAAAGAACATCCAACTACACTACAGCTTATCCTTTAAGGGTTTTAAATACAACAATGCATTTAAGGCATAAGCATTGTTTGATTAATCTTTGCTTTGGATTGTTCCTTATCATCATTATGATCGTCATGTTTCACCTAAGTTTCTGATTTCTCTCCGAACCCACAACCACTGTTGACAACTCCCTTTGAACTTTTGGGGATCATGTGTGAGGATGGAGAGAGCATCACAAAGTGTAACACAAAGCGAGGCTCCTCCAATGATTGCAAGCCCGATGGGTGATTTATATAAAAGTCTGTTGATTTACAAAGTCCTGTAGACTGTGGCAGGCGGTTATGAGAAACTGtacagtgagagaaagaaagatagagagagagagagagagagagagagagagagagagagagagagagagaagacaggtcATGGTGAGTGTGATAATGAGTGTGCAGAGTTTCTACAGCAACAGGGATTAAAAAAGAGGAGCGAGGCTGTGAAGAGTTCAGAGACCCAGGAGCCACACGAATGTAATGAAGCCTGTGCACAGTGACACACTGGTGTTAGGACTCCGTCAGTGAGAAGAGACAAGGGGATAATTGTCATTTCTGCCACAGTGAGTGAGATATCTGAGGAAATGGCAAACAACAGCGTCCTGAGACAAGCAGTGTTGAGGATGTCGCTCTCATCTCTCGCCAAGCAGGATACAAAACAGTCAAAGGGAGAAGATGTACAGACATGTTGGATCCTTTGGATGTCCGCCTTCAGCTCCATAGAGCAGCTGTAAAGGGCTTATTATTGCCAATTGGATCACCATTAATAAATGTGCTGTTTTAAAGGAGAATGTTTGCTGAATGAAATGCGTAATGCATCAGTCTGATGAAAGCGGACGTTGGCTTTGTGGTTTCTCTCTGATTGCCAGGGGGGAGCTTTTCTCGTACCTCCTGTTAAATTCAGCGAAGCCGCTCGGATTGAGGCAGACTTGTAGTTTTATATCTTCCAGGCGTGTGACTGCTTCCTTTCATGTGTGTCGGCAAGTCAGGTTTAAAAGAGGAATGTAGTGAAAAGGAAATTGTTAAATagttttcctgcagctgcatcaGGAACAAAGTCTCtgtcctgttgtttttattcagcaGAACAAAGTGATGAAAGGTCAAAATGTATTGGACAAACACTCTCAATCGTGACTGTAATACCTATTTTGATGCTGTGATAAGTTACCTTTGTAATCTGTTTCCAACAGCGCTGCAATTCAGGGGTGTTTTATATAATCATGAAGGCATCAAACATCACTTTCCGGTGtcgcttgtttgtgtgttttttatattctacTTCACTGACACATCTTCTGATATACTACAATCTCTCAACGTGCTATCATTTACAACACAACAATGCGATAGCAGCTTATCATCACCACAGACCCCTACCCAAACACTTAAATAGTACACATGTACTATTTGTACCTGGGGGCATACACATCACAttgaaattataattttaaatgttgaaaggACAGAAAATGTCATATACAGATTTATAATACTATGTATTTGTAAGGTCAGGTATCAGGAAATTTAATTTAGTTGtttgaaaaacattgaaaactATTTCGTAGTCATGCAACATTTTCAAATTCACATTTACCCCGATActtagagaaaaagaaaaaagaaatactgaGAGAGGCACATGCACCTTTTTGCCAACACGGTAATTAATCTATTGCatggtggaaaaaaataaagatataaaaacaaaacaatgtacATCAGAGTTGAAGATAGAGGTAAAGCTATAAGCTGAGAAAAGTATTCCTGTCGTTTTTCTCTAATCTTGCTTGCAAACAAATGAACCAACAACAGACggggagaaaacacaacttccctGGCGGAGGTGAAAATCTTCAAGTATCTACTTccaagaaacataaaaaaataagtaaatgagACAAGATTATACAAAACTAGAGAGACTTGACGAGCTTTCATATAACAACGTGCACATATTAGGCTTTAATGACAGAAAAGGATGATGgggcactgctgctgctcattcaGTCCTGTTGAGTCTttgctctttgtttctgttcctcttttCTGGATGACCTCTCTCATTAATACTGATAGCATCTGACAAATGGAGACATCACAGTGTTGGTGGTCGGCAGCTATttatagaacacacacacacacacatacaaacacacacacacacacacacacacacacacacacaaacaaacacactcacacccacacacacacatgttgtcagGAGCACCTGCTCCTGGTCTCGACAGTCGGATGTCATTATTTATGGGTCTCCCCTAAAAAGTAAGTTGAAAGGGAGAAATCCAAATAAAACCATGAATCTagttctttatttgtttgtattatttataacgAGTAGCACGCTGGTCTTCTTTCCATTTTATCAAGCCCATAAAAAACTGCAAATATCCCCTTTATCAACCATGTGAATCAGCTCTGACACAAACTATTTGTGATAAGCAGGGGTCTTTGTGACTTGTTCAAAGCTAAATCTCAGAGATACgtaaggaaagaaaaaacaagttcCTAACAAACATGTTACAGGAAACATGAAGGAATTCTCTGGACAAGAGATCTTGGATCGAACACAGGGAAACAGTCTTCCTCTCTGAGCGTCCGAcggcagcacagcagcagcattgtgtgtcctcctcagaTTTCCTCCCTCCAACACATTCCTGTCTAGgtagaaaaaggagagaaataaataaattagaggTCAGGCTGAAATGTCCCTGTGACAACATCTGCCGTGGTCGGCCTCCTCCGAGTGCCTTTTGTGGTGTGTGCGGATCTGGAGAGCCCAAAGAGGGGAGATACAGAGGAAGGGGACAAATCTGGTGAGTAGAGATAATTCATATAGAAATAGAAATTGCTGCaatgtcaaaaacacaactCTTACCTCTGTGAATTAACACTTTCACTCCAGTTTAGTCACTTTCCTATAGAAaggagtttttttaatttatttttgaattattttgtctaatttcatatttatgtttaatttttcttcatttccttttttttcctgtcattatttgaattcattgtttttacacttcttatatatttatgatttgGTTTCAGTTGTCTTATGTTTCTCTTTACTTACATTTtgtcagatttttcttttcattgatttcaaaCTTTTGGGGAAATTATTTCCCAGaaaggtcctgaacacaggcatatcagtctctctgaacttattgagcaaagtttttatagtactttgaaatatccagaaatgatatattccatatttgaaatgttaaattttATCTAATCAGCGGGGGACTAAGCTAATATCCCCATCGACAAAAGTCAAGCTGAACCGGTCGTGATGAACCGTGTTCGCTTAAGTTGCTCTTATCTCaagcagcaaaataaaaacctgccaTGCCAAGGGTTCAGCGCGACAGTGATGTGACCTGATGAATGGATAAAGATCGTCCTCGTCCACGGTCACACAGAGGTTCAGGAATCAGATGAAGTAATTACAGTAAGTGTTGCTTTGAGTGAGTTTGCAACGGGGAGAGAGAATGGCGAGTTCATGAGCTGTGTGTGGCTTTGTGTCGCCATCTATTGTCCGGGTTTGGTAACAGTTTTTTGCCTGCAGCATGAGCATCCCCAATACACCAAGAAAACTCaaaaaggaaacatttaaattagcTAGACAGCTAAAGCAAGAGCAAAATTAAAAAGCCCAGTGGGAATAAATTCAGCGCACGGAGCCGAAATTAAAAGACAGCAGGGAGGTGATACAAGTGGGTAAAAGACCAATGAGATCCTTACAGATGAATAGAAAATTTGTTTTGGAACctgggggaagagagagagagagagagagagggagagagagagatcgagagaTCGTACGCTGGCATATAACTGACTGATTCGGGTatttaacaacaaacacattcttGAATTTTGCACTTTCTAACATTTAAATACATCCAAGATAATTGATTTCAGCTAAATCTGATattaaaatcacaaaatgatTAACTGGAAGCAGACCTGATTTCCAAAGGCTGTAGTGAACCAATACGTCATTTCATTTTTACCCCACATTTAAGAACCTCAGCACtgaaaagtacaataaaaaagaaatgcgTGTAGAAATGTTTTTCATAGATAACTAGTGGATCCTTTGTAATTTGTGTATGAATCTTTTTGGTACTGTACTTGCAATTAAAAACTATACGTGTATAAATTGTGTATGTTACTTATCAGcttttctgcaaaaaaaatcaactataaataaaaaattaaagtaatttaaaaaatatctcaTGGCTCTATGTCTTGATGTTTGCTATCTCAGTGGTCAAGGACAATGTCTTAAATGTCCAAATAATGTCTTGGTAGTTGGTCAAGGACATAGTTAATGGCCTTCTAACATGTCTACTAGTCTGAACATAACTTTACTGGACTTTATTTGatctttaaatttaatttaagctttaaagggaaaacatttattatggggtaagaaatgaataaaaaaagttgGAAGATGTAAATGCTCATATGAGTAAGATCTTTGAACTTTAAaaagaatgaacacattttgcACTAATATGATGAGCAACGTAGGAGAATTAGTTTAATAACTAATAAAGAGAAGAAATTAAATTTACCTCACTTTTTGTCTAAACAatctttttaatgtttgatccTGTGTTCCTGTTTTACAGATATCGTGATGGGCAGTAGATACTGAGTGTGGTAAATGTGACCTTTAAGATCATTGGTTCTAATACATATGAGCCCAGTGTGGTGACTCAGACTGAATAATTCTGGGGACATTCCCAGTGATGTGCAGTCTTGTGACAGCCCATAGCAAAGTAACCAACAATTCTCTCATATCTGctttctgttctgttttaaaGGAGGAAGCCGGAATTTTTTTAACCTCACCTAAAAGTCTGTGACACGCGGTATCTGTTCTCATGGCAGCACACATGCgctattttatatatatacgtatCTTgaatcactttctttctttttagcttttcatgcttttttttttgtttgtttccttgttttttaaatgtcatttttatgttatgTTTCTTAATATCTGTTGAATATctatttgaattaatttgaaaaagttataattttttatctatattgtatgtaaagcactttaagctgcatttcttgtatgctatacaaattaaatgtatCGTTATCACAATATATGCAAAGTAAAAGTAAGATTTTCCTTTGGGGTTCAGATTAATCTTAAATTCTCATCTACCCTCTCTTTTGTGGCCACTCTCTCTTTTTACAAGTAAATTTTCTTTGAACAAGTAGCGAGTGAGTTTtgtggataaaaaaagaaatagattGTTTTACTAATGTCCACTGAGGCACATCCTAATATCAGAACAAAAATCATacctaaataaataacatatttcaACTATTCATGATTACACATCATAAACCACTGTAACTAAACACAGTATCTgcctttaaaaaacatatgCTGCTGTAGGTTCTTTGTTATTGACCATAAAAATActgttcatttctttttcacagagagaaaaacaacttaTTTGTAACCTCAGTTCttgatttttttccctttctgttAATAAGTAGCCTTTGTTACAAAAATGCAAGTTAAGGCAAACAAAATTCCTCTCTCAAACAAGATGTTCCTGTTTGTCATGTGAGAAACTGCCTAAGAGAAGGAGGACCCTAgtagatatacagtatatatatgaTCATGCATCTAAGCCTTCATTTCCCACACAATCGTCATGAAGACAGCAGCGGCCctcctggctctctctctccttcatgtCTGCTCTCCTTTTCCGATCAGACGGCCCGACAACTGGCTCGGTAAATGTCGAGCCTCCAACAACCTCTCCATCACAGCACTGGAGGTGCTGCCAGGTGGAGGCTGGGATAACCTTCGGAACATGGATATGGGCCGAGTCATGAACCTCAGCTACTTCCAGTGCCTGACGACCGAGGACGGGTACTACCTCATCCCAGACGAGGTGTTTGTCATTCCCCACAAAGAGACCGGTGTGGAAACCACCTCAGAGATAATCAGCTCCTGGCTTGAGCATAAAAGCTCTACATCCTCCTCCATAAATGCAGATATCTCCTTTCTCACAGTGATGAATGGCAAATTCTCTATTGAGAACCAGAGGATGAAAACCCATCAGGTCAAAGACTCATCAACTACAGCCAGAGTGCAGGTGAGCCTTTGTTCTGGTATGGCTTGAATGTAAAAAGATACAAAGCATGACAAATGTAAAACAGTTTGGTCATCCAGAGTTAATTCCTCACTTAACAGATAAATACACATCCTTCTCTCTCCAAGCACCACGTAATCTGTTCCCAAgatcaggttatagataaagggccttGATAGGGGTAGATTCAACACTCATGGACTTTCATATTCAGACAGAGAGGCAACCAACTCCAACTCTTTTGCATCTTACACAGGTGGAAAGatgtaaggacacaatgtgatttaggaagGCATACCTTAGGCTTAAAAATCCAATAGGATGTAAACACCTAGagtacatgtaacatagagagtgacagcattTCTAGCCTTTTATGGATGTTCTGTTGGGATGGGTGACacaagtagagggagatatactgggatgctgtgggagacatcttgaGACTTGGGGGTGAAAATTTCTCACATTGTTCTGTTGGCTTTGGTACGTTGTTCCACCTTTTgttctccttgatgcatcaagtcaacattaaaaccttctgcataagacatcagctgctgactgagttctcctttcaccagcttccaaaAAACTTCCATCACACCTATGCATATATTCTACGTTGGATTGTTATAAATTTGgttgattaattaaaaaaaatatctaaagtgaaaataagttccttcattattttatctttctTTTGGTCAACTCAAGAGGGGCAGTGCACGTTAAAATGTTTCATCTGTCGTAACTGGTTATATGACATAAATATCACTTaaaagcaaatacatttttattaatttaatgtacagctgattgaaaaaaaaatccccaaataacatttaatgatgttttattcctctttctttcaAAGGTTCGTAACTTCATCTACACTGTTAAGGCTTATCCAGACTTCACTCTGGACACACGCTTTGCTCAGCAAGCCAAAGAGATAGCTGATGCAATTGAAAACAACCAAACGAGGAACGCAGAGTATCTCTCAGAGAAGATGGTGCTGGACTATGGAACTCATGTTATCACCAGTGTAGATGCTGGGGCTGCTTTAGTGCAGGAAGATTACCTCACTACTAAATATGTGTCAGACAGCGTGTCACAGGGTTCCTCCGTCAAAGCTCAGGCTGGCTTCAACTTTTTTGACAAACTCAAGTTTGACATAAGCAGTCAAACTTCCCAGAAGAGCTCGTCAATCCAAACGTATCAGTCCAACATTACGTACTCTCTCATTCAGAGCCATGGAGGCGGCACACCTTTCTATCCTGGCATCACTCTGCAGAAGTGGCAGGAGAGTACCAGAAACAACCTTGTTGCTATTGATCGCTCCGGATTTCCCCTACACTTCATTATAAACACCAACACCATTCCTGACCTGCCACAGCCGACAGTTGGGAAGGTGGCTCATAGTGTGAGTCAAGCTATAGAGCGATACTATATGATCAACAGCCGCCCTGGCTGTGTTGATGTCAACTCCAAGAACTTTAACTTCCAAGCCAACATTGATGACAGTTCCTGCGATGGCCCTGCTACAAACCTCAGTTTCGGAGGCATTTATCAAACCTGTGCTCAACTCAGTTCAGATGCGGGTCCCCTTTGTGATTCCCTGGCCAAGAAAAACCCTGGAACAGGAGACTTCTCCTGTCGTTCACCTTACTCCCCAACGTTACTGAGATCAGAAGTGAGACAGCAGGGGTACAATTTCCGCCAATGCTACGATCAAAGCTATGCCTGTGGATTGCTTTGGATGGATACTTGTTATGATTCAGTGTGTCGGGACATCTACTCTGTTCGCCGTGCTCGCGTTAACACTTCCTGGTGCTCTGTGAATGGAAAGGCCCCGGACAACTCGGGGTATCTGTTTGGAGGCATCTATAGCCCCTCTCACCTGAACCCCCTCACCAAGGCCAAAAGTTGCCCACCGAACTTCGTCCCACAAAATTTCCTCTCGGATGACCAAGTGATCTGTGTGAGTGACGACTATGAAGCCGGATCCAGATTTGCAGTACCCTTCGGAGGCCtcttcagctgtcagtcaacCAACCCACTGGCAGGAGGCCAACGTCGCTGCCCTCCCCAGTTCAGTCAGCACCTGGCCACAGTGAGTGATGGCTGTGAAATTCTTTACTGTGTCCAGTCAGGACTGTTCACAGGCGGGCAACTGCTCCAAATCTACCTTCCACCTTTCACTAAACCTCCGCTCGTCACCGTGCAAGCCACCAACACAGTAATGGTGATGAGTGACGGAGACAAGAGCTGGATAAGAGTGGGTCAGACCAAGATGTGGAAACTGGCCAAACCAGAGGAAATCAAGGAAATTGTGCATCAAATGGACCCAGAATTGAGTCAGATGTCGGGGGGAGAAAAGGCTGGGATAGCCTTTGGGGTGATGGGTTTGATGGTGCTGGTGGTCATATGGACAGtacttgtgaagaggagaaggagagggctCCCTCGGTTGGGGATGGCGATGGGCTATGAGGAAATACGTGGAGAGGTTGGTTGTgatgaagcagagagggagacacagcaaGAGGATGCCTGAGGGGGGGAAAACTGCTTGGCGCCTTTTCCCCCTGACACAAGTTCTTCTAATGAGTGAGATTTAGCTTTAAAGTTGATTGTCACCTCAGAAATCTTTGACTCTTTAAAAATGAGTTTTTCTGGAGAGGGAGAATTTGTGGAAGTTCCTTAAGAATTCCTTTTTTGCTTCAATGTCGCTatttaataacaaaaacattcttGAATTTTATACATCCAAGATACTTGATTTCAGCTAAATctgattttaaaatcacaaaatgatTAATTGGAAGCAGACGTGATTTCCAAAGGCTGTAGTGAACCAATacctcatttcatttttacccCACATTTAAGAACCTCAGCACTGAGaagtacaataaaaaagaaatgcgTGTACAAATGTTTTTCACAGATAACTAGTGAATCCTTTGTAATTTGTGTATGAATCATTTTGGTACTGTACTTGCAATTAAAAATTATATGTGCATAACTTTAATAAACTAACTATTAaagttatgtaaaaaaatgtgtgtttgctatCTCTCTGGTGAAGGACATTGTcttaaatgttcaaataatatCTTGGTAGTTGGTCAAGTACATAGTTAATGGCCTTCTAACATGTCTGcattgtgtgtatatgtttttaATAGATCATGTAAAGTTTAGTTCAAAAAGCAGAAACAATTCAATGGACCTCTCACTAGTCTGTACATATGGCACCAAAGTGCATATAGGTTCTCTAAATATAAAAGCAAACAAGGGCtggaaaaccttttattttatttttatcagttTCTCTTTGAATGTTCCTTGCCCTTGCTGAGAAAACCACAACATTCCACCCACACCTTTAAATAGACAATGTCAAAGCTGACCTCATGGTTTTGGTAAGGTTAtcagcacacagacaggcaggtcCAGACATTAAATAGACATGATCGCACATTCACTCACAACAGACATGTACTgtgcacactcacatgcacatgcatacacacgtAACCACATTTATTTCCCGTAACGAGTATTCCGACCAGTGTGCATGTCTAGAAGTTGAAAACAGAACCAGTCATAAGTTTTGTACCAATGAGAAAATTTGTATGGTATTGAGGGAGAGAACAAAttaaagggagggagagaggtgttTTAGAACAGCAAAAGCTCCCTCGTCGTTATTTCAATTCCAGCAGAAAAGTTACAGCCTGACAACTCCTAAAAGGAGATGACGAGACGGACTGAaggacattaaaacaaatacagtCCAAGGTAAGATccatcatcaatcaatcaaattttatttgtatagctcatattcacaaatcacaatttgtctcatagggctttaacatggtgtgacatcctttCCCTcgacaagaggaaggaaaaactactaaaaacccttttaacaggttaaaaatacatagaaacctcagagcgccacatgtgagggatccctctcccaggacggacagaaatgCAATAGATTTTTCACATTTAGTCTTTCTTCATAGTTTGCCGTTTTTAGTGCATGTACGTTTTTTATTGTTGACACAACATCAGCTGGAGGATTACTGCTTTCTCTAAAGCAGAGAGGATTAAGAGCTCATCTGCATTTGCTGTGTAACAGACATAGTGCATCTGCTATTAAAAATCTGCCCAAAGAAAcctgtgaaaatgtaatttgaagGACCTTTGGAAAATACATGCTACTTGCATTGAGAATCCTGTGGGACATGTTGGGTACATTAAGTGGAAACATGTTCTCTCACAAGTGTTGAGATTTTAAATCTATGTTTGTTAagattttaaatcaatgtttgtctgagtgtgtgtgtttgtgaagatggCAATGAAACTAAACTCTAAACAAATTCAGGGCGTTAAACGTGGGTGGGGGCAGGAGCAGTTTGGGCTGAATATGTGGAGAATATGTGGTGAATTTTAATAGCCGTTGCTGGCTGGTGTTAATCTTGAAGTTagttagaatgtgtgtgtgtttgtgtcacatcaTAGTTCAGTATCTCACCTGTCTGATAATGCCTGTTGCTGAGACTGTGAATCAGTGGCATACTTGTTCTCATACCTAACTTGTCATATTAAAACATAACTCCTTATCTTTAATCCACATCACATACATGAATGCACTGCGCTTATAAGAAAATGATGACATACACCTGAGAAAGAATTCAAGCAGCCCCCAGCTTCTGAAGGTTACATAAGAATGgcgttgttttgtctggagactGCGCATGCTTACTGAAGACTCAAAAGGCGTTAGCTGATTCAAGACTTGTTTGGGAAACATAAAATCGCACTGTCATGATAAGATATGCCCAGCATCGGTTGAAGGAGGGGCTAAACTGGGAGCGGCTCCTACCATTTACTGGTTCAGTGCCAAGAGGCTGGTACTCATTGTTACCAATTTGGCGACTTTGCCACTAAATCTGGTGACTTTGTAAATCCTCAGGGcgactttttttgtcaaaagctactagcgacaaatctagcgactttttctggtgttttggagactgaTGTGAAAGCACGCATCGTTCTGCAGTTACTGTTCTCAACGAGCAGCAGGTGCTGCCGTGAGCCCCTCCGCCGCCCAAGAGCACTCACAGGCAGTCACTCTCCCAGTAGCCTCAGTCTCCCAGTATCCTCAGTCTCCCAGTAGTCTCTGTCTCCCATTAGCCTTGCGCAGCAGTCCCAGCTgcaagcagagcagagaggagagccaCGCACCTCGTCCTCCAGACTAAAAAGGAATCGCTTATGCGCAAAGCCGCCGCTGATCCTGCCCTGGTTTACAAAGCGGGATGTCAGAGCCAATGaatcttcactgtcactggaatACATGAGTCATTGAGTTGAGTCTCTTCATCGATGGACAGTCCACATCGTGATTCATCTAAGAATCAAGACATTTCCACACCTGTagtgtggaacgtggtgaaactgaatCCTTTCAGCGcctgaaaactaaaccaaactctgccagagtgtctcttttggaTTATTTTGCTGGTCCTGAgaccggataaaggaggagggttggacgtagagctagAAATCCCACCCCAattaacagccttttgattcaatttgatattctaacatttataaatacaggacaaaatgtattaatgtatGTGGATCTAGgcacagcattaaagtcatgaagttattttgagaagtgatggcctttttcaatggcaagataaaaaaaaagatattgaaaaaaaagaatcagcagaagaattaaaaaaggtttttattcaatttttttattttatttaaaactttttttttcaagtgaatgcaatacgcctCCGTAGAAGAAAGATCATTTTAGACTTTAAAAGCAACATCTTTTAACTTTTTGTTCTCTGCTACATTTAGGTCACCATGCCAGCGGGAAAACATCAACGGAGCAGCTTCATTCTGTTGATAATGGCTTTGTCAGTCATGTAGGAGGACTGCAGGGTCCATGGCTGTTGGACTGCCTCTGGGTCAGAGTGTGAAAACGTTCCTCCTGTCCCAGGCTACAACCTGGCAGGAGAGGGCTTCGATGTGGTGAAGATGAGTCGAACGGGCACGTATGCCATCAACGTCACAGCTTACCTGGATGACAACAGCCCCTGCACACTGTGT belongs to Platichthys flesus chromosome 3, fPlaFle2.1, whole genome shotgun sequence and includes:
- the LOC133950891 gene encoding macrophage-expressed gene 1 protein-like translates to MKTAAALLALSLLHVCSPFPIRRPDNWLGKCRASNNLSITALEVLPGGGWDNLRNMDMGRVMNLSYFQCLTTEDGYYLIPDEVFVIPHKETGVETTSEIISSWLEHKSSTSSSINADISFLTVMNGKFSIENQRMKTHQVKDSSTTARVQVRNFIYTVKAYPDFTLDTRFAQQAKEIADAIENNQTRNAEYLSEKMVLDYGTHVITSVDAGAALVQEDYLTTKYVSDSVSQGSSVKAQAGFNFFDKLKFDISSQTSQKSSSIQTYQSNITYSLIQSHGGGTPFYPGITLQKWQESTRNNLVAIDRSGFPLHFIINTNTIPDLPQPTVGKVAHSVSQAIERYYMINSRPGCVDVNSKNFNFQANIDDSSCDGPATNLSFGGIYQTCAQLSSDAGPLCDSLAKKNPGTGDFSCRSPYSPTLLRSEVRQQGYNFRQCYDQSYACGLLWMDTCYDSVCRDIYSVRRARVNTSWCSVNGKAPDNSGYLFGGIYSPSHLNPLTKAKSCPPNFVPQNFLSDDQVICVSDDYEAGSRFAVPFGGLFSCQSTNPLAGGQRRCPPQFSQHLATVSDGCEILYCVQSGLFTGGQLLQIYLPPFTKPPLVTVQATNTVMVMSDGDKSWIRVGQTKMWKLAKPEEIKEIVHQMDPELSQMSGGEKAGIAFGVMGLMVLVVIWTVLVKRRRRGLPRLGMAMGYEEIRGEVGCDEAERETQQEDA